The following is a genomic window from Sciurus carolinensis chromosome 15, mSciCar1.2, whole genome shotgun sequence.
tcccttcctcttcccttatTTCTACTTCTTGGCTTCCATTAGAGGAGCAATGTTCCTCTGCcagtccttctgccatgatagtctgcctcaccttgggcccagaacagaGGACTTGAcagaccatggactaaacctctgaaatcatgagccaaaataaaccttgacccttctaagttgttcttgtaaggtattttggtcacagcaatgaaaactgaCTACCACGCCAGGGCTCCTGGGTTACAGTTCTGAATTCTCTTCACCTCGTTGCACGTTTTTAACGTCGAGCAATATCTGCCATTTGTATGAACCAACTCCTAATAGTACAATGCTACTTGCTCTGCATTTAGGAGGAAAGAGCACAGACACAACTGGTATCCTTTTAGCTTTCTCCTTCATTCATTCCCCTTGGTTAAACATGTGGCatcttggtttggttttgtttttgcaggaCACTTAATGGGGAAAAAGAGCACAGGAGAGTCCCCCTACTTGCCCCAGGAAGATGGTCTGAAGCAGCACCTGAGGGGGTATGTGCTGTGGGAAGAGGCTGCAAGGAATTTGCTGGGCCTCATACAGGCTGAGGGGGACAGAAGCCATCAGCCACCTCAACTCAAGCCCCTGGGCAATCGCCAAGCCACTTGGGATTCAAAGGAGAGCAGCGACTTTAAAGATGTAGGTGAGATGAACATACTTGAGAAGTGGGGTGAAAGGTGTTTGGGAAGAGTTGGAAAGAGGGGCAGCATAAAAGTCTTACCAGCCACCAGGCTCAGCCAACACCAAGACTCGCAGAGCAAATCAGTACAGGATTTCCATGCTGTCCTTTCTTTTGGCCATAGTAGATTACTTTTCCTGTTAACCCACCAAAAAGTTGTCGTTTCAAAACTTCACTTTAGGAGTTTTATTAGCAGTTGTGTTTATTTGAAGTTACTCATTGATGGCCCTACCAAGATATTTCAAAAGTGAGGCCATAGACTCTATTTGAGTACAACCCATGGGACTACAGATGTGTTTATTTTTGATGAGCCCCATGGAGGAAAGAGCCTATTCCTAGATGTTTTTTCAGAAGGCAGCCTTCTTGTTTGCATTCCTGTTTATATGCAGAGTGGTATTTCTTCTATTGGTTCCAAGATCATCTAGCTCAGGTTTCATCCTAATATTTCCAAAACTTGGTCAACTGATTTGTCCTGCATACGATTTTATAGAGGATGGGGGAAATAGCAATACCAAACTTTCAAGGTTTAGATACAAAGACGGTAAATAAAGTAGAGCATAAATTTTATGCAAAGAAACAAGGCAACTGAAAATGAGATGATGATGGCTAACTTTTATAAAGTTTCcataaaatatacaagaaaagGTAAACATATTtgcaataacaacaataatggCTGGTTTATTGAGTGGTCACTATAATCCAAGTACTGGGCTAAGCAGTTTACCTCCAGTTTTTCAACTTAATGCTCACAGCAGTGGTAGGAGGAAGATTCTATTAATCTCTCCATATGAGGGGAGGGGTCTGGGggtgtagcagggattgaacccagggcctcacacatgctaagcacatgctctacgaCTGAGCCCTTCCACTCAAGACGAGGAAGCAGACTAGTCACGTAGCTTTTCACTGGTGAAACTGGGCCAAGAGCCTGTGCTGGGTCCACCCCAGACGGTCTGTGTTGTGCAGGCCACGTTCCAGGTAATGGTCCTTATTGATCTTAGGTACACAGGATACAGGATGCAGCAGCAGGCCATGCTCCTCTCTGCTTCTGGCAATAAATAATATTGCTTTACACTCACGGAGCTTGGAGACCTCCCTGCCTCTCTCGTTCATGGTGCTTAGCTCTTTGATTGATGGCCCCTTTGCAGAGGCTCTGGCTGGCTTTGCCAAGCCTTAGACAGCCTCTCTGGAGGGAGATTTTTTGTTCCACTGCTCTTCCCTCTACTGGGGATTTTTCATGCTAAATGCAAACTAAAAGCTCATCTGTTGCAGGAAGCACCTAGAGAGAATGTCTTTAGCAGCTTTTgttcaaaaagaaaatctgcattAAATCAACCAATTCAGAGATAAGTACAAAGCCCTGAGGGAGTCTCTTGTCACATCTGTGTGATAGGTGTTAGGTGATCCGGCCCCCTCTTTGTTGAAGGATCACTTGCTAAGTGCTCTGAGAACTTGTGATTGGCTTCCCGGCCATACCTGGCCATGCCTTTTCTTGGTCAAATGCTTTGCCTTCTCCTTTGCTtgaagaataacaaaaataacagaattaatttCTACAAACATTGAAATGGACTTGCTTTCATAGTTGATTTGCAAAATACTACTACCCCAATACACCCACCAGTGTTAGACATCTATAGTGCTTCACTTGTTGAACCAAACAACAGTTCTAGTTCAAGTTGCTTTATTCCCTGAACTTGGCTCACATCTTtgaaatcttttgaaaaattcaaatattcagaaaaatattgaaagctTCCAAGACAGTTGTGAAAGAAAAGCTGCAAATAGGTCTCTGAGTGGCAGTATTACAGGATGCAGGGAGTGAGCAATAGTGGGGAGTGTCTGCTTAAAAAGGGACTTCTAACCAGGtgggtggtacatgcctgtaatccccgcagaggctgaggcaggaggattgtgagttcaaagccagtctcagcaactcagacgccctaagcaactcagcaagacactctcttaaaataaaaaataaaaaggggtgaggactggggatgtggttcagtggttaagcatcccagaTTTAATCCCTGGCACTGAACAAAAAAAGGGACTTCTCCCGTTGTAAGTTGAAAAGGTAGTTTTTCCCTACTCAGGCCTTGCTCTGTGTTTTTAtgcactgcttttatttttacacGTTTAGAAAACCCATTTTGTTCTACCTCAGGTTGAAAAATAGCAATTGCAGATAAGTCACATAGCTTTTCGCGGGTGAAACCAGGGCCAGAGCCTGTGTGCCAAGCTTTGGGTATATTTTccagaaatgtgaaaaacaaaacagagaccaAGAGAGTTTATCACTCCCCTTGCTTTGGAGCTTCTGCCTCAATGAAAGTATGTTgttatgaaaactgaaaacatctcATAATTATCTTATTCAAAAAGAAGGGGTGCCGAGAGAATAGTTCTATTAGAAATCCATATATCTCGCAGTGCTGGAGAGAAGCTTAATAACTTAGCCAGAATTAGCAGCAGGAGCTTCAGAGGCTGAAGGACTctgcttaaaattaaaaactacccACATATGCTCTCTTCTCCCACTGTAGTAATAAAACACCAAGTCTTGCTGCCAACTCTCCCAGAACTGTAGTTAGAAACTGAGAGCATTTCCTATGTTTTGATGACAAAGATATTTACTTAATTCAGGAAGATGTGTGGGAATGTACACTGACTCTGGACTACTAGATCATGGCAAACAGGCGCCAGCAAGAGTGGCCCATGATCTCCCAGGTTAACCTTGACCTTTTTCACCTTCTCTCTTGTCACGAACCTTTCAGTTCTCTTCTGAAGTAAGTGGAATTTTTGCCCCATGGTGTCTATAAAGCAAGACAGCATTCAGGGCCTAATCCCCAACCCTGGGTGTGGCTGCGGACGGTGCTGACTTCCGGTAATGGTGATGTTGTTAGTTAGCCTTGGGGTTTCTGTGATTGGGGCCCAGGTCATAGTTTTCTGCagctttgggtttttctttttaagacatgAAGAAGGGGCAGAGGGGATGGATTCCAGAAGCGGTTCTGGAAAGGAAGTAGGTGTGCAAGTTTGTCCTCACTTTTAAGGGACCCCTCTCACTGTCCCATCAAACCAGTATGAACAGTGAGAAGCTTTAATCTTTGCAATGCTGCAAAGGAGGCTGGGCCCACAGAGAAGGCAGCACACAATCAAGAGTAACTGACAGCCCTCTGACAGCCCTGGCCGTTCTATGAAGGAAGAACGAAGGCAGCTCCTTACCCAGCCGCCTCTGGCCGGGGACTCTGCATTGTGCCAACCCTCCCAGTCCAATGTTTTGAGCTATGGGGGTGTCTGTGCACCTCCCCCAATGTCTCTGACTCCTTCTGTGGCTAGCAGCTCACCTGGCAAGATGGATGGTCTCAACTCCAGCCGCCTGGCAGCCCATAGGCCCTTAGTGCCTGGGCTCGGGGAGGAAAGAAAAGCTAATTGGCCTgtgtgggaattgaaccccagccctgggcttaTTAGCACTTGCTCACCATAGTGAGCCACGGGGCAGGTAACCATTGGCCTAAGAATAGCAGTGGTTCTTTATTAGGAACAAATGGCTCTTCTGGAAGCTGGGGATCTGAAATGCCAGAGAGCCTTGGGAAGAGTAATGAGCTCTAGCTTCTCATCTCATTGGGTAAAGGTTGCTATATGGGACcaaagaagcatttttaaattctaacttctctttcttcagtCTTGTTAAATcgagcagaagcagcagcaagcaaaCACAGTAAATTTAGAGTGTTGGCAGAGACCCCGATTAGCTCCTCTTCCCGAGTTGCCCACACTACTACCACTTACCGGCTAGGTTTGTGCGTGCGCTATGGGGTAATGAGCTCTGCCAAAGTCAGCCAAGGAAGGATGAAAGCCCACGCCCCCCCACCCCACAGCTGCTACTCTAGAAGTAAATTCCTGGGGATTACACTTTCACTTCCAACACTGGTTAAAACGTGCCTGAGAAATCCCAGCAGGGGGCCAGGTAAGCAGATGCAACCAAAGACCCCCCCAAATGCAGGAATTCAAAAAGTGGGGGTCTATTTCTCTCTTGGGGGTATCCATGGTGCTCAAACACTGCGTGGTCAGAATCACCCCAAAGGCTCCCGCGGGCAGGTCGCTGCCTCTCCCGCGTTTCCAAACTAGGAAGGCTGGGCCTGACCTAAGGATTCGTCTTGTTTTCTGACTAGCTCCCCGTTAGCGCTGATGGTTTCTTGCCAGTGGATTCAACTTCAGCATCACTAATATGTCTGCTTAACtctttctgctattttttaaGGCGGCAGACCCTCTGCTCCAGCTGCTCcaggggaaggaagggactcCCAGCTGAGGAACAGTGACCATGGCCTCAGAGGAGCAAAACAAAGCCCTTAAGAGACTGCCTTCCGCAACATCGCCTCTGCTGGATCAGCGCGATTTCCTTTGTGCAGAATACCTAACTATTCTTGTATCTTTCAACCTTGACTAAGTCCATGGTTTTCAAGCAGCATCTTCCGGTTCGAACTTGTTTGCTGTGAACAATTGTCCAAAATGAGTCTTCCAACGAAGCGCTTGCCATCTTGGCTCTTTGTCCATTAGGTCCAGGGCCCCGATCTGTCATTCACAATAAAAGCTTAAACACCAGTAAAAGCTTGTCTGAAGGGCGGgttgttcttttatttcaagtCCAAGTTAGAGGAGATGTGCTGAAGATGAACAGATAGCTTGATGGTGTGTTTGTGGGTTTGCTGACTCAGTTGGGCCCAATCGTTAGCTCTGGCTCTAAAGGCCACTTACTGAGGGCCTTGGAGTGACTAATGGCCTTTCCAGGACCTCACCAGTCTCTTTATCATGGCTATCGGATGGGCTAAGTTGAAGGTGGAGGCTGGCTGGCCCTCCTTGTCACTTAGTAATCCCCTTATCGTCAATCCTTACCACAACCAGGTAAGTTGATGATGTCATTGTTAATTTCTCCATGGTACTCCTATTAGCAGAGGATTATATCCTCATTTAATAGATGAGCCAACAGAGGACTAGAGAGGGCAGGTGACTTTCCCCAGGGCACACAGCAGATGGAACTTGGGATCCAAATGTCCATAGTCACAGATTTTCTGCAGCACCCATTGTTCAGCATGGTTAGCAAGTAGCACTcactaattttttgtttgtttgtttttcctcaaaACTTCCTTGCCAATCTTGAAGGAGAAGTCAGCCCCCAGGTCAGATTTAGCCAGTTCCATGGCAAAAGACTAAGATGAATCTGAGAGCTTTCCTTGCCTTTGCCAAGATGGTGACCTGGCAGGTGGCTGGCTCCATTTTATCACGACATTTGCCCATCAACAGATTTCAAAGCCTCTTGACATACGTTTACTTTCTTCATTTGGGACCATCACATGTGAAAACTTAAAGAGGTTTATCTTGTTCTTGTTTGGATTGTCAAAGAACCACAAAGAGGTGACGTGTTCT
Proteins encoded in this region:
- the Grp gene encoding gastrin-releasing peptide isoform X1; its protein translation is MRGPELPLVLLALVLCQAPLGPAAPAPVGGGTVLAKMYPRGNHWAVGHLMGKKSTGESPYLPQEDGLKQHLRGYVLWEEAARNLLGLIQAEGDRSHQPPQLKPLGNRQATWDSKESSDFKDVGGRPSAPAAPGEGRDSQLRNSDHGLRGAKQSP
- the Grp gene encoding gastrin-releasing peptide isoform X2 — its product is MRGPELPLVLLALVLCQAPLGPAAPAPVGGGTVLAKMYPRGNHWAVGHLMGKKSTGESPYLPQEDGLKQHLRGYVLWEEAARNLLGLIQAEGDRSHQPPQLKPLGNRQATWDSKESSDFKDAADPLLQLLQGKEGTPS